The Oscarella lobularis chromosome 8, ooOscLobu1.1, whole genome shotgun sequence nucleotide sequence CACACATCGTCCGCTGAAATAAATCTTAATTTTGCCTGCAACCGGCGAATTTTCTCTGATTTCGCATTGGTATCGGCAAAATGGGAAGGACCGATGGCCTCGTCTTCAACAGTTGACGTCGAACCTTTATCATCACTGCTGCAGCAAGTGTCACCGCTACTACTCGATGTCTCCTCATCTTCGTGCTTCAGAAAAATATTTGTTGTAGTTGCAActgatttctctttcacaATTTCATCATCCGGCTGCGGCTGGGAATTTTGACTGGCTGCAAAATGACGGTACAATTCTAAAACTCTCATTCTCAAACCACCgtttacctttttcttcttgatgTATAGAAGACTTGCTTATCGTTGACGCAGGTGCTTGAGAATTGTCGTCGCTGCTTACTATCTCAATttgaaagacgtcgttcaaGTCTGCGGCGTTGTCACTTggtgactttttcttggCTTTTGGGCCACTAACATCAACGCAAGAACAACAGCTACGCCGCGGCATAACTAATGttgtgtgacgtcacaaagtaAGTGCAGATAGATTATTTGAGCACACGTGCGCCAGAGAGCCAGAATCATTCTATCGCTAAATATTTTGGACCGGAAGTAATTGGATCTGCTTCACTTCCGGTCCGGATCAGGGTTTATTTCCGCTGTCCTGGCGAGATGATATTGCAAATTGGATTACctgaactgaactgaactgaacCGGTACGgcctggatcgagaacggctctcccacaccgtccccccgacTGCGTCGTACCGTATTTTGATTATGGACCTCCCGGTCGACACGTATTGCTAGGTTGATTCATAGATGTGGTTGATTCACGGCGAGCGAATTCTATCGACTCACGTGTTCTCAAAGGAGCCCgtatcgacgatcgacgacaagGTTCGAGCCCATGCCGCGATACGGACGCGTTATTCAAGTGACCAACGTCACTCCGTCGGCCACCAAGGAACAGATGCAGGAGCTGTTTGGCTTTTTGGGTCCCGTCGAAAGCATAAAACTCGTTCCCGACCCGTTCGTAACGCGCACGTCGCATACCTTTCCTCTCGCAATAAACCGCTCGTCTTCACAGCGATCTAGGCAACGCGAACGTGGTTTCAAGAGCGTGTTTTGTCCTCTACGAAAAGACGGAATCGTGCTCGCTCGCCCTGCACCTCACCAACACGGTGTTCATCGACAAAGCCATTATCGTCGTTCCCGTAGCAACAGGCAAGTTTGGAAAAAATTACCTCGAATGtgtaatcaattaattaattaattaatattgtttaattaacagaGGTTTTGCCTACTGATGACGTTGCATTGCAGTTGGCCACTCCTCGGGCCCCAGTGGTAAGCTGAAGTATCTTGTCCTCTCGATTCATTTTCCTCAATGTCTCTGCTTCTATTCTCTAGCTCAACAAAGCGGTGCCGGACGCGACGCAGAAGGCAAATGAAACGATGAGGACTGTGTGTGTAGGAAACGTCGACAAAGGGGTAAGGCGGCTTGATGTGCGGAACTGCGTCTTCTTCATATTTGTGGGTCTGTTTGCAGCTGACGTCGGATCAGCTCAAGAGCATTTTCGAAGAATGTGGGGAAGTGAAGAACGTCCAGCTGTCGATGGACGAGTCTCAGCCGACTAAGTGAGCGGAAATTGCAGCAGTGCactctcttttttctagacTTCTTCTATTCTTAGATTCGGGTTTGTTGAATTCGCCAGTGAAGCGTCCGTCGAAAAAGCCGTCCATCTGTCAGGACTCCGAGTTGGAAGCTTCGATATTAAGTGAGAGAAACTCGCCCTCCTTCGTTTCTCCTCTCACTGTCCCtttgtatatatatagagtTGACTATTCTAACGCTGTCGTTGGCCAATCTCAGTCTGCCTCTGCTCGTGTGGTACAAGCCGCCTTGGAAAAAGTGNNNNNNNNNNNNNNNNNNNNNNNNNNNNNNNNNNNNNNNNNNNNNNNNNNNNNNNNNNNNNNNNNNNNNNNNNNNNNNNNNNNNNNNNNNNNNNNNNNNNNNNNNNNNNNNNNNNNNNNNNNNNNNNNNNNNNNNNNNNNNNNNNNNNNNNNNNNNNNNNNNNNNNNNNNNNNNNNNNNNNNNNNNNNNNNNNNNNNNNNATCACGTGTTAGCCAAAGTGGAGAGTTTCGTGCGTTCAGCTTACGATGGTAAGGAGAGGAGGAGAGGGGAGGAGCACGTTTTAGTCATTATTGACGTCAAGGCTGCAAGTTGACGCTGTTTGGATCATCTGTAAACGGCTTTGGCTTCCGAAACAGTGACATGGACATCAGCATGACGCACCCTACGGAGGTGAGTGTAAGACCTGACGTCTGCTTTGCTCTGTCtaatttttgtttgtttttgtttagaTCTTTGATCCCGGAGCCGTTGTGAGAAAGCTTTCTGAGATGTTTAAGTCAAAGCGCCGTAGGACATTACAGCTGTTGTGTGAATCACTCTTTGAAATATTGATTATATTAGGAGAATATTCCGCGGTCCTAGCAATACCAAATGCGAGGATACCAATTGTCAAATTTCGTCACAATGATAGGTAACGGTAGAAAAAGCGTTGAAGTTCACGTATACACACGCACATTGCAGTGGACTCGAGGGAGATATATCCATGGACAATGCTCTCGTAAGTGAACGTCTTGAGCACAAATAAAAGAAACTGGAACGTATTTGTAGGCGCAAAGAAACACGGCTATGCTTCGGCTCTACTGCAACTTTGATCCTCGTGTAAAGACGCTGGGGTATTGCATAAAGGCATTTGCGAAGGTCAGTAGCGCGCGATTGCACTTTATACCGCTAATGTTGGTTTGTGAAACGCAGATTTCTGAAATTGGAGACGCTGCAAGAGGAAGTCTTTCATCCTATGCCTACGTTCTCATGGTCTTGCATTATCTCCAGCGGACCGAGCCTCCTGTCATACCTTGCTTGCAAGAGGTACTAAATAAATGATAACTGGTCGTTGTAAAGGCTGGCTTTGCACTAGATATACGAAGGAGACGAGAAGCCGGTGAGGGAATGCGAAGGTTGGAACGCCTACTATTGCAGCgatattgaaaaaattgtaTGTAAACTTTATATCGGGGGTTGAgagttttttcttactctgCTGTACTGCTCAAGAGAAAACTCTGGGGCAAATCCAAGAATTGGAAGTCTGCGGGAGAGCTTTGGCTGGGATTGCTGAGGTGCGTAATAGAGAGTCCTGGCAAAGCTGAGAAATCATTTGCTTGGTGTAGATATTACTGCGAAGAATTTGATTTTAAAACGATGGTAGTTAGTCCCAAGCAACTTGGACCGTTGACGAAGTTTGAAAAGGGATGGGCTAGTAGACCACTTGCAGTTGAAGGCACGTCAAAATTCTTTGCTATACGTATTATCGTTACGTTCACCTAGATCCCTTTAAACTGAGTCATAATCTTGGCGGCGGTGTGACGCGAAAAAGTGAGCCAGCGAGAGATCTTCGCTGTTTACTaagaaatgatttttttcagtgagAAAATTTATCTTGGAGTGTTTTGCGAATGCCCGAGCTCATTTTGGCTCGAACAGACCTTGCCCTGTACCTGACATTTGCGTGAGAAAATTTCAAGCAGACTGTTGACAGCATACTCGCATCGCTCTTTTTTGTAGGACTACTATTTCAATCCCGTCACACTGACGAATAATAGTCAGCCGCCGAGTGACAAAAGCTGTCGCGAATGTGGTCAGTATGGTCACTTTGCCGCCGACTGCCCGAACAAAGAAGACAGGGGACGAAATAAACGAAGTTAGGAAAAGCACCGTCTTTGGAACAATTTCTCTATATCGATCTCTTCAGCTGGATATCATAGAATGTACTACCGATTTTTGAAACAGTGCCACGTAAGTCGCACTAAGGATCACGTTGCACCTCGCAAGAAGGACGCTAATACGACGTTCTTCGAATCGCTTCTGACGACAGGGAAGTCGGAACAGGAAAAAGCGCCGGCGCCCGCTGCTAGCTTGTTGCAGCTCGTGCCCGATCAAGTGACTCGCAAACGAATGCTTGCTGCCTCTGCGGAGAAAGCAAAGCCACCGGCTACTGAGGAACAGCAACCGCGGCAACCGCCGACGGTAGATATGAAGCCGGCTGCTACTAGTAGTCAACAACCCTTCGGTCAACCGCCTGGTTTGGGACCCCAGCCTTCCCCCGTtgttccgtcgacgttgcaACCGCCTTACCGTCCACAAAGTGCCTACTCTCAACCAGTCCATTCTTCTCAGTATCCGCTGGCACAGCCACAGTCTCGACCGGTGCTCCTACCTCCTCAATCTCAGACGTCGGTACAATTTTCATCTCAACCGATGACTCAGCATCCTTCTCAAACTCGACCCGTCTACCTACCACCTCAGTCCCAGCCTCAAATGCCAACGTCTGCTACCGCTCAATTCCGAACCGGGGTGCCAGCAGCTCAAGCACCGATGATGTCACCACAGcttcagcaacagcaacagcagcagcacacCGTGCTGGCAATCGAGCAACAGTGCAAGGCGTGGATTGACTACTATTTGGCACAACTGCAGGCCTATCAGAAACAGGAAATGCAATTTAGACAACAATTGCACACGCAGGATGGTGAACATCTTCGGGAGGCTCTTTCAACCAACTTGCAGTATCAGCACCAAATAGCAGGCCATGTGAACGCACTCAAGCAACAGATGGCTCGTCTCCCCGGATGGCCCTCAACCATGGGACCTCCAAGTAGGAAATCACTAACTACATTGTGATTAGCAACgacttttttttatagagGCTCCTGGTCGTCTTTAGGCCACTAAACGTTTGAAACCGCTTTTTCTTGTGAGTTATTACGTGCGTGTTGATAGAAAATTTTTAGGCTTTTAAGGTTGGATGCGTCAGCGTCAATACAGAGAGAAGCCcactacaaaaaataataataacgttctctttttttttctttcctagaGTCTGCACACCACGCCATTCAGCTGCTCAGTAAATGCCTTGAAGGAAAACTTTCGAACGACCCTTTCCTTTCCAGCCGGTCCCAACCGATCGGTCAGCcccggatcgacgacgaatttcttcatagcggcggcgaactcgTCGGCAGTGGGTTCGCACAGGAATCCGGTTGAACCGTGTTCAATCGATTCGAGAGGACCGCCGCTGTTAACCGCTATCACCGGTCGACTCATGTACATCGCCTCGACGGGACAAATGCCAAAGTGTTCGTTCGACGGCGTATAAATCAGCGCGACGCAACGAGACAGAAGCGTcagcttctcgtcgtcggtgaaCGATCGCACGAAGGTGACGTGATCGTCGAGATCGTTCCTCGTCGCGCTTTCTCTCAATTCGGCGTAGTgttcgacgttttccgtcACGCGTTCGTCGTAGCCGCCTGCCATGACGAGATGGACGCCTTTCCAGTCGCTTGTCGACACTTGGCTCCGCAGGCGCGCCATTGCTTCCAAAGCCAATACgagattcttttttctctcgtatCGATTGAtggagagaaagacgacgtgaGCCGACGGAGGGAGAAGGTTTGCGCTAGGCGGCGCGGGTTTGGCGTCAAAGGCGGAAAAATTCAACGACGGATAGAGAATTTCGGGTCGTTTTTTCAATGAGGGAAACGATCGAAGGTAGGTATCAGCAGTGAAACTGCTGTTAACGAGTATAGCGTGTGCCATACCAGTCGTTTTCTCCTCAACCCAGTCCAGGGGCAATCGATAGGCAGCCTTCGAGATAAAAGATGAACCTCCTACAATCAATGACCCCTCCTACGTACCTTGAGTGACGTGTCCCGCTTTGCGAGCAACTTATCGGGAAAGTGACAGTAGAAGAGgactttcgacgacggactAAAGAGTCGGAGTAGGGGAATGCAAGCGGACACCTGATCGCAGACGAATACGTCGAAACGTCCCGCGGAGATTGCGTACAGAGCGACGAACATCATGCGAATGAAAGCGCACAGCGCGTAGCAGCGATCGGCGATCCTGCGCGGCAGCCAGTCGCCGACGCACGTCACGTCGAGCTGGCCGTCGCGCGTTTCGCTGAAGCAGTGCTTCGGATCGTGGTGAGCTGTGAAGAGGCGAACGTCGTGTTTTTTCGATTTGAGCGCCAGTGCTGCATCCACGACGAGTCGCTCGGCTCCTCCGATGCCCAAATCTGGATGAAGAAAGGCGATTTTTACCATTTCTAGTCCGGGTTTCTCGGGTAAGTAGGAAACAATCACGATGCTGTCATTACGCAGTCGCAAATTGCCAGAAATCCTCGTGGCGTGACTCGATTTCTTCCAAGCGATGAATCCCGATAAACTGAAGCAGCTACAAGAGCAAGTTCGCATTGGCGGACGAGTGagcaaagcgaaaatcgatcgTCGTGACTTTTCACCGAGGAATCTGTGCAGGGAAcgcagcgacgaaagcgaaaagtCGTTCATCGAACGGCGACAACGGACGACAAGAAAGTCCAAGTGAGCGTAGAATAAACGCCATAGTAAGGCGCGGTGTATCGAGCGGGCGCTTCGTGTCTAAAGAGCACGCTCAAGCGATTGGGAGTCAATGCCATTCCGGGAATCGAAGAAGTGAATATGTTCAAAGACGACGGCTACGTGATTCACTTCAACAATCCGAAAGGTGCTTTGGGGGGAAAAAATACGAAGGAAATAGTAAATTGACGCGTGTGATGACGCAATCCCATAACTTCCTCCAGGACACCTGGGGTAAATGATAAAAGGCTTTTCCTTGTAGTGCAAGCTTCTTTGGGTGCCAACACTTTTTCTGTGACTGGGCATTCAGAAACAAAGCGTAGGTTTTTTCGTCTATCTTGTgcgatttatttttttttatctGGGTTTCTTATAGCTATTACAGATATGCTGCCGAACATTTTGAATCAGTTGCTGGGCGTGAGTCGACCGGTCTGCCTCAGATAATATGGCCTGatattttatcttttggTGCTGTAGGGATCTGATCAGTTAAAGAAACTGGCCGAATCATTGCCTAAACGTGACAATCCAAACAGGAAAAAAGATTCAATTTGAATGACATGTATTTTGCAGCCACGGCTAAGGATGGTGAAGCCAAGGAGGAAGGTGATGGGGGCGCCGAAGACAAGAaggaagatgaagatgatgatgatgaagtgCCAGGTAGATGTCTAATGtaaaaaaatacataaattAATTCTAAACGTTCTAGATCTCGTGGGCGATTTTGATGAACCGTCGAAGAATGAGTCATAGAAGGTCTGGGGGGGGGGTCCCAGTTGAAGTAAAAACGGTTCAGGAATAGTTAGAATAAAAGTTCCATCATAGACCCAACtcctaaaggaaaaaaagtgCGCGCAATTCACGTCGTCCACCGTGCACCTTACAGTGTCAATGTTATCCGATGTCTTATACGAATATTTCGGCGGTTGTCTTGGCGATgggttttcttttctcgaatCTCCCTCGCTGTCTTCTTGACGCGTTGCCTTTGCCTTGCTCGGCGTTCCCACGCAGTGAGAGCACTTGTAGCCGCTCGAGCGTTTGAGCGCGAGACCGGCGTGAATGCAGGCGGGGCACCACGACGAGCCGCAAACGACGCAGGACGTGCGTCCCTGtccgccgcagccgcagccCGGGCaggtcgacgtcgacaaccTAGAAAGCGAATTTGTatgaatttcgtcgatttgcggAGGGGCGGATTTACGGTTGAGGATGGAGATTCATGGTCACGCCTCAAGTTGTTACGGGGGCTTAGCGCGTGACCATAAAAGGAAAGAGTCGTTCGGAAATATGAACAGCTCGGAATATCGAGCTCTTCAGGAGGCGTTCGTGGCCAATTGGAATGGGACGAGTCTTTTTGAAGTGTCCAATGTCGTTTCGTCGGCTCCAGCTGGCCTAATGCTCTACAGATTCGTGGCACGAAGCAAAACTCCGCATCCAACTTGGTGGGCAATGTTTTAGCGTCACTCTGGGGCCCTAGAAAATCTCGATAACAAATAGTTGAAGCCACAGCGCCTATAAATTGCTCTCTAAGGGCAAGGCCTATGAGCACAGCCTCAGGTTCTGATAACGCGGTCATTAGCTGATCAAAATCTCAGAGGTCGTGCCAGTAGCAAAACTGTAATGAACTGTACGCAGTAGTAGTAgaatctcttttcttttttctccaggCTTGCTGTACTGATTGACCATTTATTCATCGTGCTTCCTCTCCTCCTTACAATGACAGTCGGCTCAGATTGGACTCTTCTCATCAATCTATCCCTTCTTTTGCTCTCCTTTTGCGCTTCCTGCCTTTCCTATTCAGAATGGCCCGCTTCTCTCCCTCCACTACCTACGCGTCGTCCTTTTATCACGGCTTATCGAGCGAGCATCAACATCGCCACCGCCGTGGCCATACTAGCCGTCGACTTTCCCATATTTCCGCGTCGCTTTGCCAAAACGGAAACGTACGGAACGAGCGTGATGGACGTCGGCGTGGGCGCCTTTATCGTCTCCAATGCTATCGTCGCTCGTAAGGAGAGCCTCGGAAAGGCAATCCGAGGCTCGGCTCCTCTAATTCTACTCGGACTTGCGAGACTATTTACAATCAAGGCGACGGACTATCAGGAACACGTAACGGAATACGGTGTtcattggaattttttcttcacgttGGCCGTTGTGAAGATACTGAGTTCCGTCTTGATTTCGCATCTCGGTTCGCGTAGATTAGGATTGATTGGGTTATGTATTGGCTGTGCCTATCAGCTTTGTCTCTCGTTTACGGGTCTAAGAGAGCGTCTTCTTAGCGATTCTCAGAGAACGGGTTTGCTTGATGCCAATCGTGAGGGGATTGCATCGTGTTTTGGATACCTGGCTTTGTACATGTTGGCTGTGGAGCTGGGTCGGTTTTTGTCGGTGGCGAGAAGCCGTTTCAGAGACTGGGTTATCTGTCTCTTCGTTTTGATTAGTATCGATGTCTTCCTCTATGGAATCCTTGCCTTGCTCACGTCGTATGTTGAGCCTGTTTCAAGGCGAATGGCCAATCTCAGCTATGTGATATGGCAGGTAAATgcatattaattaagtaaatCAACGGTTTTATTTTCCTTCTGTCTAGCTTGGTTACAACGTGTATCTACtggtcgtttttcttctggTCGACGTAGCATGTCTCTTATTTGCATCACGAAATACCAGCGCCAACGTATTGGGTAACGGCTCCCTTATTGAATCTATAAGTCAAAATCAGCTAGCATACTTCCTACTTGCCAACTTATTGACGGGATGCGTCAATTTGTGCATGTACACTGTAACAGCACCGACTTTGCTCAGTTTCACTGTTGTATTTCTATATATGCTGACACTGACCGTCCTTATATCAGCTTTGTACGTGTACAACATTAGAACTAAAGTTTggtaaattatttttattgttactcgtcgtcgttcactAAAAGGTCTTCAGCCTCATACTTAATTTCATCTAGGCATTCGTTAATTTTCTCTACAACTCTACGTAGTTCGCTTGTGAGCTGGGCAATGACGTCGCTCTCCTCCCAACTTTCTCCAGCATCTGCAGCTTCTTGCTTCGCTATGTGAGATCTAGCTGTCTGTATAATCAGTACACGGTGAAAATAGAGAAAGGTAATATAAATACTCTTTACCAGCTCTagtttccttttctcttcttcctgcaGGTTTCGTACCAATAGGGCAATATCGCTTTGCCCACTTTTCGTCAATTCGGTTTCCGCTGCTCTTATTTGCCTCGAAATTTTATTAAATTcttgcgtgacgtcattaactAATTGACGATACGTGACGAAGTCTCTaggttgtgacgtcaaatatgAAGTGTATCCCCTGAACGGACCAAAAAAACgtaaaagaaacgacgacatcgatcTTAATCTACTTGTCAAATTTTGCATAGACTTTTACTCGTTCCTGCTGCAGCCGAAAAATCTGTCTGATCGAATCGGCAGACATGATAAACTTTCAGTGTAAGAACCGGACGtttttgatatcaattccAGCGGGGAGCACAATGAATCGGCTGCAACTTTTCATTGCTCTCTCTTTATACGTCGCTCAAGCGGCTAAGCTTTATAATGACGGTAGGAATTGAGCCCTATAGTTTGATTTAGTGACGTGTGTAGCAGGATCAAACTACGGGATAACCGAAGTCGTCGGGGCGGAGCTTCACGTGCGCCAGCGCAGTGAGCGCACGCTCGTCGACCGACACGAAATCTTCCAGCGAagcgtcatcgtcgtcagcgAAGCCTTCCCCGACACCGGCGATGAAGGAGAAGACAATGTTATCGCAGCACCGGACGATAACGAGACGTATCACGAGATCGAAGAACCGGAGTTCCCTTCGCAATCTCACCGCCTACAGgtgaagcgaaagcgaagggATGCGTGCTCGTCGCCAGCGACACCCCTCGTTTCGGTTCCAACGCCGCTGGCGAGCGGCGACGCGTGGTTCGATACGCGCGACACTGGCATCGTCGCGCAACGCCTCGTACCGCGCTATTTGCGCGATCGCATAGTCTTTCCGGACGGACATGTACTCGCCTACTCGATAGCGTACAGCGAATTCAACGACAAGCTCTTCTTCGTATTCGATTACGATCAGACTTTCGACGGAGAGCCGAATAACGTCTTCGTCACCGTTCAACCGGCAAAGTGTACCCACGTCAGCGGTTCGATGCCTCTGATTATTTCCGTGAGCGGACTGCGCGGGCCGCAGGGATGGCCCAGTGTCGCGTTCAGCGTTGCCGACAGAATGATACTCGTTGTCTTCCTAGTTGTTTACAAGGGGACGTACGTGCTCGCCAGTCAGCGAATCAGCGCCGAGTCGACGATCTTGCGTCGATTTGGCAATCCCGTTATGACGTTTTATGTGCGCGATGGCGACGGCACCGCGCACGATGTTGGTGCACCTTCGAACATGATAGCGAGATCGGATGGGTCGGGATACGTTGTCGCTGTGCCCGTCTTCTATGAGCCGACCTGGCGCATTTTTGCTCTGAGTCTTAGCGAAACGGGCAAATTGGTTGATCATTCAGTCGTGTTTGGTGATCCGGCGGCAAATTTTTGGGCGCCTTACTTGGTCTATGATCCCAACGAGGAGAACATATACGTTGTGGCTGTGGCAGAAAAATCGGCCATGGAAAGACCCGACGTTGTCATTAAAGGGGATCTGAATGAGGAGCATAAATGGATTATTGTCGTTAGCAAGCGCACTATGAATGCAAAGCCAATTCACAAGAAGTTCAATGATGCCAGTGGAACGCCTACTTCTGACTATTTGGTTGTTCTCGGCTCAACCAATCAAAGTGAGCCCTACGTTCGAGCTGCTTTTGATGAGACTATTAACATGTTGGTTGTGACATGGGATTGCGACAGTTACACAGCGATTTATTTGAATTTCGTCATCATATCGCAGCAGCGAATTTTTATTGGCGGTGAGCCAATCAAGCTAAGAGCTTTAGAAGACGGCGTTATGATTCGACGTCCTGTTCCCGTTTACATCCCTTCGTTTAAAACGGTGGTTATTTTTTGGGAGGAGAAAAGGAATGGCCACTGGATCATTGGAGGAACACACATTCTTCCAGGCTCGTTGGGAATGTTCGTTCCCTCGGAACATCAGTCTCACGCCGACACAATA carries:
- the LOC136190555 gene encoding serine/arginine-rich splicing factor 11-like (The sequence of the model RefSeq protein was modified relative to this genomic sequence to represent the inferred CDS: added 561 bases not found in genome assembly) yields the protein MPRYGRVIQVTNVTPSATKEQMQELFGFLGPVESIKLVPDPDLGNANVVSRACFVLYEKTESCSLALHLTNTVFIDKAIIVVPVATEVLPTDDVALQLATPRAPVLNKAVPDATQKANETMRTVCVGNVDKGLTSDQLKSIFEECGEVKNVQLSMDESQPTKFGFVEFASEASVEKAVHLSGLRVGSFDIKVDYSNAVVGQSQSASARVVQAALEKVAEVQEKIDGKDHDSGGRRWRRRRSSSRSRSRSPVGRYRSRYYRRSRSPRRHRSRSRSKDRDRRKSDRKRRHRSSSRSPRRGRRRSRSRSSRDGSRERKRRRSSSSPESSRNRDRKKHKKRRSRDRSRERSSKDKRRKGKDRSAEPQSGAEGKSKTKEKDADKERDKEKSDEEAPKVSESGGAPSGE
- the LOC136190559 gene encoding required for excision 1-B domain-containing protein-like, which encodes MSADSIRQIFRLQQERVKVYAKFDKGYTSYLTSQPRDFVTYRQLVNDVTQEFNKISRQIRAAETELTKSGQSDIALLVRNLQEEEKRKLELTARSHIAKQEAADAGESWEESDVIAQLTSELRRVVEKINECLDEIKYEAEDLLVNDDE
- the LOC136190557 gene encoding transcription factor BTF3 homolog 4-like, which codes for MNPDKLKQLQEQVRIGGRGTQRRKRKVVHRTATTDDKKVQSTLKRLGVNAIPGIEEVNMFKDDGYVIHFNNPKVQASLGANTFSVTGHSETKPITDMLPNILNQLLGGSDQLKKLAESLPKPTAKDGEAKEEGDGGAEDKKEDEDDDDEVPDLVGDFDEPSKNES
- the LOC136190554 gene encoding alpha-1,3/1,6-mannosyltransferase ALG2-like, with protein sequence MVKIAFLHPDLGIGGAERLVVDAALALKSKKHDVRLFTAHHDPKHCFSETRDGQLDVTCVGDWLPRRIADRCYALCAFIRMMFVALYAISAGRFDVFVCDQVSACIPLLRLFSPSSKVLFYCHFPDKLLAKRDTSLKAAYRLPLDWVEEKTTGMAHAILVNSSFTADTYLRSFPSLKKRPEILYPSLNFSAFDAKPAPPSANLLPPSAHVVFLSINRYERKKNLVLALEAMARLRSQVSTSDWKGVHLVMAGGYDERVTENVEHYAELRESATRNDLDDHVTFVRSFTDDEKLTLLSRCVALIYTPSNEHFGICPVEAMYMSRPVIAVNSGGPLESIEHGSTGFLCEPTADEFAAAMKKFVVDPGLTDRLGPAGKERVVRKFSFKAFTEQLNGVVCRL
- the LOC136190549 gene encoding terminal uridylyltransferase 4-like (The sequence of the model RefSeq protein was modified relative to this genomic sequence to represent the inferred CDS: added 1933 bases not found in genome assembly) translates to MAERQRDTAKGAAEKKRRSRGRQRHGQAASQRRNEARREQLDAAAQSPSRDEANATKSLQIEDRKDAAIVEESLAEKQESGGAKREGDPSEKGRKTSPPPEKSATPEEQNRNPSKVASKRRKAKENKLTLEELETEEFVFWRPEGKRSLQFPNDEYYCRACNLHLTDDERVKRHIGQRGHQNHAKARRDILKMKKMPEPSESQLWSVTQLLEGVFKRNAILEDDEQKASRSSVCKEMDEMIKAKLPGCEVILYGSSLNGFGLKDSDVNLFVRYTKSSNLTPATSMIATLKLLQSSDLVTDVVSELNDALPRLYFTHKRTALKCKLCVGQGKKFLKLTGLLRHLSSLDRRASVLGVAFRLWAKLCRLDEPQNCSLPSVSFPLMVVFYLQHCEPPVLPVLKQKRQVSSDSEKTRHGSNENEDDDLIDDNWDDAFEEKGSWQSKNTESIGSLWLRLLKFYLVDVDIERVLVSITDAESVERESRGIPNRRIAIEDPFLSKKNLASTLNSQRVFEYFLQRLRQACLYYGQTKAESRSNATVDCQPSETVDEIAARVVGVSLETAKEEVLAEREAYQFSASVFNSGTPLPPACYLCRGEGHTFENCPEEMPIELIRLPPLSRQHVEMLDFVCKQILADLASTEREESERHHVLAKVESFVRSAYDGCKLTLFGSSVNGFGFRNSDMDISMTHPTEIFDPGAVVRKLSEMFKSKRREYSAVLAIPNARIPIVKFRHNDSGLEGDISMDNALAQRNTAMLRLYCNFDPRVKTLGYCIKAFAKISEIGDAARGSLSSYAYVLMVLHYLQRTEPPVIPCLQEIYEGDEKPVRECEGWNAYYCSDIEKIRKLWGKSKNWKSAGELWLGLLRYYCEEFDFKTMVVSPKQLGPLTKFEKGWASRPLAVEDPFKLSHNLGGGVTRKMRKFILECFANARAHFGSNRPCPVPDICDYYFNPVTLTNNSQPPSDKSCRECGQYGHFAADCPNKEDRGRNKRTGYHRMYYRFLKQCHVSRTKDHVAPRKKDANTTFFESLLTTGKSEQEKAPAPAASLLQLVPDQVTRKRMLAASAEKAKPPATEEQQPRQPPTVDMKPAATSSQQPFGQPPGLGPQPSPVVPSTLQPPYRPQSAYSQPVHSSQYPLAQPQSRPVLLPPQSQTSVQFSSQPMTQHPSQTRPVYLPPQSQPQMPTSATAQFRTGVPAAQAPMMSPQLQQQQQQQHTVLAIEQQCKAWIDYYLAQLQAYQKQEMQFRQQLHTQDGEHLREALSTNLQYQHQIAGHVNALKQQMARLPGWPSTMGPPKAPGRL
- the LOC136190552 gene encoding uncharacterized protein: MEIHGHASSCYGGLARDHKRKESFGNMNSSEYRALQEAFVANWNGTSLFEVSNVVSSAPAGLMLYRFVARSKTPHPTWLAVLIDHLFIVLPLLLTMTVGSDWTLLINLSLLLLSFCASCLSYSEWPASLPPLPTRRPFITAYRASINIATAVAILAVDFPIFPRRFAKTETYGTSVMDVGVGAFIVSNAIVARKESLGKAIRGSAPLILLGLARLFTIKATDYQEHVTEYGVHWNFFFTLAVVKILSSVLISHLGSRRLGLIGLCIGCAYQLCLSFTGLRERLLSDSQRTGLLDANREGIASCFGYLALYMLAVELGRFLSVARSRFRDWVICLFVLISIDVFLYGILALLTSYVEPVSRRMANLSYVIWQLGYNVYLLVVFLLVDVACLLFASRNTSANVLGNGSLIESISQNQLAYFLLANLLTGCVNLCMYTVTAPTLLSFTVVFLYMLTLTVLISALYVYNIRTKVW